From a single Chitinophaga sp. Cy-1792 genomic region:
- a CDS encoding MFS transporter: MKPLHHTISLYRNAYSGLAPATWWLSLVLLINRSGTMVIPFMTVYLTQHLHFSIGQAGMVMACFGTGAIVGATLGGWLSDRIGFYQVQFWSLFLNGLLFILLGQMHTFPQICACVFVLSSVGDAFRPANSVAIAAYSKPENRTRSYALNRLAVNLGWSVGPAIGGILASFSYNLLFWVDGATCMFAAILMRVFLPPVPAPAKSHADKTENKDSVWSDKIYIRFLFFAMINAICLFQFNSIVPLFFKEVLHMQEWAIGLNMSINGIMIAVIEMVMIYHLEGRYPNLIFITRGALMVCAAYIFLAVMPPVWACASAFMVIITFGEMFSLPFMNSFWIQRSKDHSRGQYAALYTISYSVANIVSPTSGAFVVGHLGFRLWWIITAGGCILSAAGFYWLQKKMVKS, encoded by the coding sequence ATGAAACCGCTCCATCATACAATCTCGTTATACCGTAATGCCTATTCCGGACTAGCTCCTGCTACATGGTGGCTTTCACTGGTTTTGCTGATCAACCGTAGTGGTACTATGGTAATACCGTTTATGACGGTTTATCTTACACAGCACCTTCATTTTTCCATTGGCCAGGCCGGCATGGTGATGGCCTGTTTCGGAACAGGCGCCATCGTTGGTGCAACGCTTGGCGGCTGGCTGTCGGACCGTATCGGGTTTTACCAGGTACAGTTCTGGAGCCTATTCCTTAACGGATTATTATTCATTTTATTGGGTCAGATGCATACCTTTCCGCAAATCTGCGCCTGTGTATTTGTGCTGAGTTCTGTCGGTGATGCCTTCCGGCCCGCCAACAGTGTGGCTATTGCAGCCTACAGCAAACCCGAAAACAGGACCCGTTCCTATGCGCTGAATCGTTTAGCCGTTAACTTAGGATGGTCCGTCGGGCCGGCTATAGGTGGTATCCTGGCCAGTTTCAGCTATAACCTGCTGTTCTGGGTGGACGGTGCTACCTGTATGTTCGCTGCCATTCTCATGCGCGTGTTCCTGCCGCCGGTACCCGCTCCCGCCAAAAGTCATGCCGATAAAACCGAAAATAAGGATTCAGTCTGGTCAGATAAAATCTATATCCGGTTTTTATTTTTTGCGATGATCAACGCGATCTGTCTCTTCCAGTTTAATAGCATTGTGCCCCTGTTTTTCAAAGAGGTACTCCATATGCAGGAATGGGCCATCGGGTTGAACATGTCTATCAACGGCATCATGATCGCCGTGATAGAAATGGTGATGATCTATCACCTGGAAGGACGATATCCTAACCTGATCTTCATTACCCGTGGGGCACTGATGGTTTGTGCTGCCTATATCTTCCTGGCAGTAATGCCACCGGTATGGGCCTGTGCTTCTGCGTTTATGGTTATTATCACCTTCGGTGAGATGTTCAGCCTTCCTTTTATGAACAGTTTCTGGATACAACGAAGTAAAGACCATAGCCGCGGACAATACGCGGCACTATACACGATTTCCTATTCTGTCGCCAATATCGTTTCGCCTACTTCCGGCGCTTTTGTAGTAGGCCACCTGGGATTTCGTTTATGGTGGATCATTACCGCAGGTGGTTGTATTTTGTCTGCCGCAGGCTTTTATTGGTTGCAGAAGAAAATGGTGAAATCATAG
- a CDS encoding AraC family transcriptional regulator, with protein sequence MKVIQFTVPVADEGSVVVQEDILPYFYHYLHRHKEAQITLIIKGEGTLITGNYTQPFKAGEIYVIGANQPHMFKGDAKYFENQQEKNIHAIHIFFDHEHALQGLLALPEMEGVRKFLQQSKFSLQLPAMFEERFGPDIVRISRLTGAERLLAFMQLLLQMTKQVKEWKSLSTGFSRYAYSESEGLRMNDIYQYTLEHYAENITLGKIASVAHLTTYAFCKYFKKHTRKTYLEFLNEIRINIACKKIISGEYDSIASVAYATGYNNPITFNRVFRKITGMSPSTYARQYRFGMETAARDGVLLSLES encoded by the coding sequence ATGAAAGTTATCCAATTTACCGTTCCGGTCGCTGATGAAGGCTCCGTTGTAGTACAGGAGGACATCTTACCATATTTCTACCATTACCTGCACCGCCACAAGGAGGCGCAGATCACCCTTATCATCAAAGGGGAAGGTACCCTTATCACCGGTAACTATACGCAGCCATTCAAGGCCGGAGAGATATATGTTATCGGCGCTAACCAGCCGCATATGTTTAAGGGCGATGCCAAATACTTCGAAAATCAGCAGGAGAAAAATATACACGCCATACATATCTTCTTTGACCATGAACATGCGCTGCAAGGTCTGCTGGCGCTGCCTGAAATGGAGGGCGTCCGTAAGTTCCTGCAACAGTCAAAGTTCAGCCTGCAACTGCCGGCCATGTTCGAAGAGCGATTTGGACCGGATATAGTACGTATCTCCAGACTGACAGGTGCCGAAAGGCTCCTGGCCTTTATGCAGCTGCTTCTGCAAATGACTAAACAGGTGAAGGAATGGAAGTCATTATCTACCGGCTTCTCCCGCTACGCTTACAGTGAATCGGAAGGTTTGCGCATGAATGATATCTACCAGTATACACTGGAACATTATGCAGAAAATATCACCCTGGGGAAAATTGCTTCTGTGGCTCATCTTACCACATATGCCTTCTGCAAATACTTTAAAAAACATACGCGTAAAACATACCTGGAATTCCTCAACGAAATCCGTATCAATATAGCCTGTAAAAAGATTATCAGCGGGGAATACGACAGCATTGCTTCGGTTGCCTATGCTACCGGTTATAACAATCCTATTACCTTCAACAGGGTATTCAGGAAGATTACCGGCATGTCGCCTTCCACCTACGCCCGGCAATACCGATTCGGTATGGAAACCGCTGCCAGAGACGGTGTGCTGTTATCATTAGAATCCTGA
- a CDS encoding DUF5723 family protein, with translation MTTVRKILFAAVLASSCGISASAQTFAGFHQSNYAGVYGILSNPASAAATRYKWDLNIFGVDAKAGNTYMKITKQALFHPPDTFRRNQDYFLDTAARRRQNAWEMAEIMMPSVMYSIDEKQTISFIWRIRSSSNGGNVPTEQVNFFGNNFPNPEYKNQSFAINHAAAATNIWHEFSLSYARVLRNAYGGIWKGGITIKYLAGVAAGYGSVDNARFTLNTNRSGSVSSGVMRYAYTENIEHWNKPSLSNLKPNGNSGIGADIGLIYEYRPDNDGFGDYVGDHWNPASDDYQFRIGFSITDIGRIGYSKAPTNTDLALASESIDPYALLYKKNQSIKQYTRQLNSLFTPLPTDPHFKMSLPTMLHLTGDYNINDKFFVAANLDLSLNAGPNNIYKTYGMTQFMITPRYEKEYFGAYMPFVLNHNGQADLGAGFRLGPLIFGSYSLFTNLFRHNLDHADAYVALRFIPFGKNDPNGGGIFHMRKRQLRCPANSN, from the coding sequence ATGACTACTGTTAGAAAGATCCTATTTGCTGCTGTTTTGGCCTCGTCGTGCGGTATATCCGCATCGGCCCAGACTTTTGCCGGGTTTCACCAAAGCAATTATGCCGGTGTATACGGTATCCTATCCAATCCGGCCAGCGCCGCTGCCACCAGGTACAAATGGGACCTCAACATCTTTGGTGTTGACGCCAAAGCAGGCAACACCTACATGAAAATTACAAAGCAGGCGCTATTCCATCCGCCGGATACGTTTCGGAGAAACCAGGACTATTTCCTTGATACCGCCGCAAGAAGAAGACAGAACGCCTGGGAAATGGCCGAAATCATGATGCCATCTGTCATGTATTCCATCGACGAAAAACAAACCATCTCCTTCATCTGGCGCATACGAAGCAGCAGCAATGGCGGAAATGTCCCAACAGAACAAGTCAACTTCTTCGGAAATAACTTCCCTAATCCCGAATATAAAAACCAATCCTTCGCTATAAATCATGCCGCCGCTGCCACCAACATCTGGCACGAATTCTCCCTCAGCTATGCCCGCGTATTACGCAATGCCTATGGCGGCATCTGGAAAGGTGGCATTACCATTAAATATCTTGCCGGTGTTGCTGCCGGGTACGGTTCGGTAGACAATGCGCGCTTCACCCTTAACACGAACCGCAGCGGCAGCGTGAGCAGTGGCGTTATGCGTTATGCCTATACCGAGAATATAGAACACTGGAACAAACCTTCTCTCAGCAACCTGAAACCTAATGGCAACAGTGGCATCGGCGCCGACATCGGACTCATATACGAATACAGACCTGATAACGACGGCTTTGGCGACTATGTAGGCGACCACTGGAACCCTGCCTCCGATGATTACCAGTTCCGTATCGGCTTTTCTATTACGGATATCGGTCGGATAGGCTACTCCAAAGCCCCTACCAATACAGATCTTGCGCTGGCCTCCGAATCCATCGATCCATATGCGCTGCTGTATAAAAAGAACCAGAGCATTAAACAATATACCAGGCAGCTGAACAGCCTGTTTACACCACTGCCTACCGATCCGCATTTTAAAATGAGTCTGCCTACCATGCTGCATCTCACCGGAGATTATAATATCAACGATAAATTCTTTGTTGCAGCAAATCTGGATCTCTCCCTAAATGCTGGTCCAAACAATATTTACAAAACCTATGGCATGACACAGTTCATGATCACACCACGTTATGAAAAGGAATACTTTGGCGCCTATATGCCATTCGTATTGAATCATAACGGGCAGGCAGATCTGGGTGCAGGATTCCGTTTAGGACCGTTGATCTTTGGCTCCTACAGCCTCTTTACCAACCTGTTCCGTCATAATCTTGATCATGCGGATGCTTACGTAGCCCTCCGCTTTATTCCTTTTGGGAAAAATGATCCTAATGGCGGTGGTATTTTTCACATGCGCAAACGTCAGCTCCGTTGTCCGGCAAACAGTAATTAA
- a CDS encoding CAP domain-containing protein — MYVLKSRRILTFLVVIFSALQVSAGCKTTARHEGGDASGTMAEQILYYTNKFRASKGLKPLQLDPLCSQQALQHSRDMADGSTGFGHEGFEDRVAFISKKMGRVGAAAENVAYGTLDAQQVVQGWIDSPGHRKNMLGDYNLIGIGAAKGNGRITFFTQVFIKH, encoded by the coding sequence ATGTACGTATTGAAAAGCCGCCGCATCCTAACCTTTCTGGTAGTCATCTTCAGCGCTCTCCAGGTGAGTGCAGGTTGTAAAACTACGGCACGTCACGAAGGCGGCGACGCTAGCGGTACCATGGCAGAGCAAATCCTGTATTACACTAACAAGTTCAGAGCGTCAAAAGGATTGAAACCACTCCAGCTGGATCCATTATGCAGCCAGCAGGCCTTACAGCACAGCCGTGATATGGCGGATGGCAGCACCGGTTTCGGACACGAAGGCTTTGAAGACAGGGTCGCGTTCATTTCCAAGAAAATGGGCAGAGTAGGAGCAGCAGCAGAAAATGTGGCCTACGGTACCCTCGACGCACAACAGGTTGTACAAGGCTGGATCGATAGCCCCGGACACCGTAAAAACATGCTGGGCGACTATAACCTCATCGGCATCGGCGCCGCTAAAGGTAATGGCCGCATTACTTTCTTTACACAGGTATTTATTAAGCACTAA
- a CDS encoding ABC transporter ATP-binding protein has product MENRKIIEVTNLVKNYGEFTAVKGISFDVYEGEIFGLLGPNGAGKSTTLEIIETLREKSGGTVNVGGYDLDKNPNEIKKIIGVQLQSSGYYPGLTLVELIEMFGGLYNQPVEPLKLLAMFNLEDKAKAKYKELSGGQKQRFSIATTLINKPRIIFLDEPTTGLDPQARRSLWDLILEVRAQGTTVVITTHYMDEAEFLCDRCAIVDAGEIIALDSPDGLIDKLVSQGFERKKEVKKANLEDVFIHMTGKELRED; this is encoded by the coding sequence ATGGAAAATAGGAAGATCATCGAGGTGACTAACCTGGTGAAGAATTACGGAGAGTTTACCGCTGTAAAAGGAATCAGCTTTGACGTGTATGAAGGTGAAATCTTCGGGCTGCTGGGTCCCAACGGTGCAGGAAAATCAACTACACTGGAAATCATTGAAACACTCCGCGAAAAATCTGGCGGAACGGTTAATGTTGGCGGATATGATCTCGACAAAAATCCAAATGAAATAAAAAAAATTATTGGCGTACAGCTGCAAAGCTCCGGCTATTATCCCGGACTTACCCTCGTGGAACTGATTGAAATGTTCGGCGGACTGTACAATCAACCGGTAGAACCACTGAAATTACTGGCCATGTTCAACCTGGAAGATAAAGCCAAAGCAAAATACAAGGAGTTGTCCGGTGGACAGAAACAAAGGTTTTCCATCGCTACCACGCTGATCAACAAACCAAGGATCATCTTCCTGGATGAACCTACCACCGGCCTCGATCCGCAGGCCCGCCGCAGTCTCTGGGACCTTATCCTCGAAGTACGCGCACAGGGAACCACCGTTGTCATTACCACGCATTACATGGATGAAGCCGAATTCCTCTGCGACCGCTGCGCCATCGTAGACGCAGGCGAAATCATCGCACTGGATTCCCCTGATGGCCTCATCGATAAACTCGTTTCCCAGGGCTTTGAAAGAAAGAAAGAAGTGAAAAAGGCCAACCTGGAAGACGTATTTATTCATATGACCGGAAAAGAACTCAGAGAAGACTAA
- a CDS encoding NUDIX hydrolase: MNNMEWKIVSSEYLHRDHWLTARKDTCLTPDGKTVSPYYVLEYSDWVNGLAFTEDGQAIMIRQYRHGLGRTLIEIPAGTMDDTDPDPKFAMERELLEETGYAFKEIISLGSVSANPGSTNNLTHMFLATGGVKVKEQQLDDNEEIEIVLMSVEELQQLIRDNQLLQSLHVTCVMYALLHLGRMEMK, encoded by the coding sequence ATGAATAACATGGAATGGAAAATCGTTTCTTCAGAGTATCTGCATAGAGACCACTGGCTGACAGCAAGAAAAGATACCTGCCTCACACCCGATGGCAAAACAGTTTCTCCCTATTATGTGCTGGAATACAGTGACTGGGTAAATGGACTGGCATTCACAGAAGATGGCCAGGCTATCATGATACGCCAGTACAGGCACGGCCTCGGACGTACCCTCATCGAGATTCCCGCAGGCACCATGGATGATACCGATCCTGACCCGAAATTCGCCATGGAAAGAGAATTACTGGAAGAAACAGGCTATGCCTTTAAAGAGATTATCTCCCTGGGAAGTGTTTCTGCAAACCCCGGTTCTACCAATAATCTTACCCATATGTTTCTGGCTACCGGCGGCGTAAAGGTGAAAGAACAACAGCTGGATGATAATGAGGAAATAGAAATAGTGCTGATGTCTGTTGAGGAATTGCAGCAACTGATCAGAGATAACCAGCTGCTGCAAAGCTTACACGTTACTTGTGTAATGTATGCTTTATTACATCTTGGTCGTATGGAGATGAAATAG
- a CDS encoding aspartate kinase, producing MKVFKFGGASLESVERIRQVGQIVQSFPEDKLLIVISAMGKTTNELEKVAQNFFLRKREIAAQLLFNLERYHMQVAEELLGTRDNPLFTQLQQFFTEAEWTLGEKPMRNYDYYYDQLVSLGELLSTAIVSAYFNTVGIRNHWLDVRDVFRTDDNFRDANIDWDVTQRQVTERVLPLFNTASIVVAQGFIGSTDQNESVTLGREGSDYSAAVFANMLDAESQTIWKDVEGLKNADPKIFPNTVNIPEITYGEVIEMAFYGAQVIHPKTIKPLQNKQIPLYVKCFLDKNLPGTVIREVADVRQLPPLIVLKKNQVLLHITSKDYSFITEAKISGIYEIFHGLKIKINLMQNGAISFSCCIDNNPEKIELLIKTLHNDFKINYNEGLELLTVRYYQDGLLEELSNGHPILLEQRSPATIQRLWKK from the coding sequence ATGAAGGTTTTCAAGTTCGGAGGCGCAAGTTTAGAAAGTGTTGAACGTATTCGCCAGGTAGGGCAGATCGTACAGTCTTTCCCTGAGGATAAACTGCTGATCGTAATTTCAGCGATGGGTAAAACCACGAATGAGCTGGAGAAGGTGGCACAGAACTTCTTTCTTCGCAAGCGGGAAATAGCTGCACAGCTGCTGTTTAACCTCGAGCGCTACCATATGCAGGTAGCAGAGGAGCTGCTTGGCACCCGCGACAACCCGCTGTTTACCCAGCTGCAACAGTTTTTCACTGAGGCGGAGTGGACATTGGGTGAAAAACCTATGCGTAATTATGATTACTATTATGACCAGCTGGTTAGTCTGGGTGAGTTACTCAGTACTGCCATCGTGAGTGCCTATTTCAATACAGTAGGCATCCGTAACCACTGGCTGGACGTAAGAGACGTTTTCCGTACCGACGATAACTTCAGAGATGCCAATATCGACTGGGACGTTACCCAGCGCCAGGTGACAGAAAGGGTACTCCCGCTGTTCAATACTGCCAGCATTGTGGTAGCACAGGGTTTCATCGGCAGTACTGACCAGAACGAAAGCGTGACCCTTGGCCGTGAAGGCAGTGATTACTCTGCCGCCGTATTTGCCAACATGCTGGACGCAGAAAGCCAGACCATCTGGAAGGATGTGGAAGGCCTTAAAAATGCCGACCCTAAAATCTTCCCGAATACAGTTAATATTCCTGAAATCACCTATGGCGAGGTAATTGAAATGGCGTTTTATGGTGCACAGGTTATCCACCCAAAAACCATTAAACCATTACAGAACAAGCAGATACCGCTGTATGTGAAATGCTTCCTGGACAAAAACCTGCCAGGTACCGTTATCCGTGAAGTGGCAGATGTACGCCAGCTACCGCCGCTTATTGTCCTGAAAAAAAATCAGGTGTTGCTACATATAACTTCCAAAGATTATTCCTTCATCACAGAAGCGAAGATCAGTGGCATTTATGAGATCTTCCACGGATTGAAAATCAAGATCAACCTGATGCAGAATGGCGCCATCAGCTTCTCCTGCTGTATCGATAACAACCCGGAAAAGATAGAGCTCCTGATAAAAACCTTGCACAACGATTTTAAAATCAATTATAACGAAGGGCTGGAACTGCTGACTGTCAGGTATTACCAGGACGGATTGCTGGAAGAACTCAGTAACGGACATCCGATTCTGTTGGAACAGCGTTCTCCTGCAACGATTCAACGTCTGTGGAAGAAATAA
- the fbp gene encoding class 1 fructose-bisphosphatase encodes MNHKQRVMTLDEFTIQELRNYPGATGQLSGLLRDIGLAAKRVNVEVNKAGIADILGEAGKTNVQGESVKKLDEFANDQFIASLQSSIYCCGVASEENENFIAFTDEHSMKSKYVVLMDPLDGSSNIDVNVSIGTIFSVYRRLSPEGEECNLEDFLQPGTQQIAAGYIIYGSSTMMVYATRRSVQGFTLDPSIGEFCLSHPNLKCPPDSDIFSVNIGYYHLYEKNIRESIDHFMARNENDRIYRHRFVGCMVAEIHRTLIQGGIFMYPAFGKYSSGRLRLCYECNPMSFLVEKAGGVAMANGRQRLLELKPVQLHQRVPIFIGSKDMMETWKDIVNKH; translated from the coding sequence ATGAATCACAAGCAAAGAGTAATGACTCTGGATGAATTTACCATCCAGGAATTACGCAATTATCCTGGTGCAACCGGGCAGCTGTCCGGACTTTTACGTGATATTGGTCTCGCGGCCAAAAGAGTCAATGTGGAAGTAAACAAAGCTGGGATCGCCGATATCCTCGGCGAAGCAGGAAAAACCAACGTTCAGGGCGAATCTGTTAAGAAACTGGACGAATTTGCAAATGACCAGTTCATCGCCTCTCTTCAAAGCAGTATCTATTGCTGCGGCGTCGCTTCTGAAGAAAATGAAAACTTCATCGCATTCACCGATGAACATTCCATGAAATCAAAATATGTAGTATTGATGGACCCGCTGGATGGTTCCAGCAATATCGACGTGAATGTATCCATCGGTACTATTTTCTCCGTTTACCGTCGTTTATCGCCGGAAGGAGAGGAGTGTAACCTGGAAGACTTCCTGCAGCCAGGTACCCAGCAGATCGCAGCCGGTTATATCATCTATGGTTCTTCTACCATGATGGTGTACGCCACCCGCAGAAGCGTACAGGGCTTCACCCTGGACCCATCCATCGGGGAGTTCTGCCTGTCGCACCCTAACCTGAAATGCCCGCCGGACAGCGATATCTTCTCTGTAAACATTGGATATTACCATCTCTACGAAAAAAACATACGCGAATCAATAGACCATTTTATGGCGAGGAATGAGAACGACCGCATTTACCGTCACCGCTTCGTAGGTTGTATGGTAGCGGAAATCCATCGTACGCTGATCCAGGGAGGTATATTTATGTATCCGGCATTTGGGAAATATTCATCCGGCCGCCTGCGCCTCTGTTATGAGTGTAACCCTATGTCATTCCTCGTGGAAAAGGCTGGTGGCGTAGCAATGGCCAATGGTCGCCAACGCCTGCTGGAACTGAAGCCAGTACAGCTGCACCAACGCGTTCCTATCTTCATCGGTTCTAAAGATATGATGGAAACCTGGAAGGATATCGTCAACAAACACTAA
- a CDS encoding YfiT family bacillithiol transferase, which yields MEALKYPIGRFQSQASYTQEEVKRFVNDIRRLPALLEMTVQNLDQAQLNTPYRPEGWTVTQLVHHVADSHMNAYIRLKLTLTEDKPTIKPYEEAEWAKLPDTAANPINVSLTLLHALHRRWVSIFDNMEPEQWERSFIHPATGEEINLKKLAALYSWHGMHHLTHIRKLKERMNWQ from the coding sequence ATGGAAGCGCTTAAATACCCCATCGGGCGATTTCAGTCTCAGGCCAGCTATACGCAGGAAGAAGTGAAACGCTTTGTAAATGATATCAGACGCCTGCCCGCTCTGCTGGAGATGACCGTGCAAAATCTTGATCAGGCACAGCTGAACACACCATACCGCCCGGAAGGCTGGACGGTTACACAATTGGTGCACCATGTGGCCGACAGCCATATGAACGCCTATATCCGCCTGAAACTGACGCTGACAGAAGATAAGCCTACTATAAAACCATACGAGGAAGCCGAATGGGCCAAACTGCCCGACACAGCAGCGAATCCCATTAATGTTTCGCTTACCCTGCTGCACGCACTGCATCGCCGCTGGGTATCCATCTTCGATAATATGGAACCGGAACAGTGGGAACGCTCCTTTATCCATCCTGCTACAGGAGAAGAAATAAATCTTAAAAAACTCGCTGCCCTCTATTCATGGCATGGTATGCACCACCTGACGCATATCAGGAAACTGAAAGAACGCATGAACTGGCAGTAA
- a CDS encoding folylpolyglutamate synthase/dihydrofolate synthase family protein — protein MQKYQETLDFLFAQLPMFTKLGESAFKKDLDNTIALLNIINNPHQRFKSIHVAGTNGKGSSSHMLAAIFQQAGYKTGLYTSPHLLDFRERIKIDGKMISEDFVVDFTEKMKPQIAAIQPSFFELTVAMAFEYFAQEQVDIAIIEVGLGGRIDSTNVITPEVSLITNISYDHKNLLGDTLALIAGEKAGIIKPGIPAVISERQIETKEVFIEKAAAVQAPLAFADERWMGSATGTNITNTHLELTLLNIRQNQTHHYKLDLNGQYQEKNVMGVLTVAGIMQEKGWNITQEHITTALSHVKKLTGLRGRWEVVNEHPLTVYDVGHNEAGITEIMQQLRHMTYTHLHIVTGFVKDKEVDKVLPLFPSNASYYFSKAQIPRALDEVALTEMAAAHGLEGKPFSTVQLALQAAKQHAQPDDMILVCGSCFIVADAL, from the coding sequence ATGCAAAAATATCAGGAGACACTGGACTTTCTTTTTGCACAGCTGCCCATGTTTACCAAACTGGGAGAAAGCGCCTTCAAGAAAGACCTGGACAACACAATAGCACTTCTTAATATCATCAACAATCCGCATCAGCGGTTCAAGTCTATACACGTAGCCGGCACCAATGGCAAAGGCAGCTCCAGTCATATGCTGGCAGCGATTTTCCAGCAGGCCGGCTACAAAACAGGCTTATATACTTCTCCCCACCTGCTCGATTTCAGAGAAAGAATTAAGATAGATGGTAAAATGATCAGCGAAGATTTCGTGGTTGATTTTACTGAGAAGATGAAGCCGCAGATTGCAGCGATTCAACCGTCTTTTTTTGAACTGACCGTGGCAATGGCCTTTGAGTACTTTGCACAGGAGCAGGTAGATATCGCCATCATAGAAGTGGGACTGGGCGGCCGGATAGACAGCACCAACGTTATCACACCGGAAGTTTCCCTTATCACCAATATCAGCTATGATCATAAAAATCTGCTGGGAGATACACTTGCCCTGATAGCAGGCGAAAAGGCAGGCATCATCAAACCAGGTATACCGGCCGTGATCAGCGAAAGACAAATAGAAACCAAAGAGGTATTCATTGAAAAAGCCGCCGCCGTGCAGGCGCCGCTGGCCTTTGCAGATGAACGCTGGATGGGTTCTGCCACAGGTACCAATATTACCAATACACATCTCGAACTAACATTACTGAATATACGTCAGAACCAGACCCATCATTACAAACTGGACCTCAACGGGCAATACCAGGAAAAGAATGTAATGGGTGTGCTGACGGTTGCTGGTATTATGCAGGAGAAAGGCTGGAACATCACACAGGAGCATATCACCACCGCTTTATCACACGTGAAAAAACTGACCGGACTCCGTGGCCGCTGGGAAGTCGTAAACGAACATCCATTAACGGTTTATGATGTAGGGCATAACGAAGCCGGGATTACTGAAATCATGCAGCAGTTAAGGCATATGACCTATACACATCTGCATATCGTTACCGGTTTTGTAAAAGATAAAGAAGTAGATAAAGTATTGCCTTTATTTCCATCCAATGCGAGTTACTACTTTAGTAAGGCACAGATTCCACGTGCACTGGACGAGGTTGCGCTGACAGAAATGGCAGCTGCGCATGGCCTGGAAGGAAAACCTTTTTCGACTGTTCAGCTTGCATTGCAGGCAGCTAAACAACATGCGCAGCCCGATGATATGATATTGGTATGTGGTAGTTGTTTTATAGTGGCAGATGCCTTATAA